The window AGAAGAGccttgcctctctctctcttctttctagTAATGATACAACaatatgaaaaaaaagaactcgTATCAGTCTTTCAAAAGTGATCCAACATCTTGCAACTGCATTGATGTCGCCAAGGGAGGGGGTCCGCCCCTATCTATCCTACCCCATCCGGCTCCCCAGGTTGGTAGTTCTTGCTGCATGTAGGGCGCACGATGTCGCGACGAGCTCGCTCCTCCAGGCATCATAAAGCCATCTGTCAGTGTAATCTCGTCCGAACCAGCGTTTTCATGGAAGCTGCCTGGGTGTTGGCTCAAGGCAATCTCGTCAGTTCTGTCGCTCCGAGCCTGAGATTTTcggtttcttcttcgccaaaaTCGCGTTCGCTTCTTGGTTTCATCGTGCTGGGCGAATATCTCTGGTGATTCCATAATGCCAGCTCGAGGAGATCGTCGGCCATTTGCAAATGAGGTGCCGTGTGCCCGCGGGTAGAAGAATCCGGCCGGCCGTCCGCCTTTGAAGGGATTCCAGGGGCCTAATCGAGGCGATGTAATATTAATGCTGCCGTTGCATCCGGCATTATAGCTGGTACGCGCTTCGCCCGATAGTTCTTCCAAGGTCAGTCCTTTGGTCTCCGGGACCAATAGCGTAACTATCGTCCCCAGGAGCATGAAGAGAGCGAAAAGCTGTAAAAGGCGGTTCAAGTGCGGCGAGCACTCCTTGCCTTGGCAATTGGGGGGAGAGTCTTGACTCAGTATCGGGATACTAATAACCTGGGCAATGATGGCGCCAATCTTGCCACTGGCGGCCGAGACACCATGGCCGGTAGATCTGTACCGGGTAGGATAGCATTCTCCAGGGATAATAAAGGTGGTTGTGTTGGGGCCAAAGTTGAATAGGAACTGGGCAATGATGTAGAGAGCGAGCATTGCTCCTTCGGTCAAGCTGTGGAAGGCAAAGCCAAGAATACAGAAGATGACGGTGAGGAGGAGAAAGCCAGCAAACTGAAGAGGCTTCCGACCGACGCTATCGATTGTGAAGACGGCGGCCCAGTAGCCAGGGATGGATCCGGCACAGGCGAGTATAATCATCCCTACGGCTTGGTTGTATAGTTTATGGTACAATGTGCGTCCGTTGGCATATCCAATGGCATGAAGAACCATGGATTGGTTTAATCCCAGGCCATAATATGCAAGATCCTGTTGTCAAGAGTGAGCAAAGTAGACAACAGAAAGAGGGAGGCCAAGACAGCGATatctgtgtgtgtgtggagACGTACCAGAAAGAACCATGACGTGGTTGTACCAATTAGGATTTTCAGGTTCTTGGTCTTGCCAAAGTAGCTCACGATGTCGGGCCACGAGGCTGGGGGCACATCGAGCGGCGACTGCTCGGTAACGGTTGCAGTACGGGATCGTTTCATGGTCATGGAGCCTTGGTCGCTCCTTCGCCTGCTCGACACGTATGCGCGGATGTCGGCATCGGCCTTTTCCACGTCGTTTTGAATATCAAAGGTGTAGCGAGGTGTCTCAGGGATGGTGATACGATAGTACAGGGCCATGCATGCAGGGATGGCACCAACGCCAACGATGATTCGCCACGATCGATCAGCGGCCTCCCTGCACGCCAGATCGCAGGCGCCTTCCGCAGTCATGTCGACATACGACTTCTTGAACGCCACGGTCGTGATAAGCGCAACGATTGCGGCTAAAAGCTGACCCAGGCCTTGCATGGAGAAAacagcagccatcatggccCCACGCCAGCGTGTCGGCGCAAACCTAGACGCAAGTTAGTGATTATGCCGACAGACGCAAAGCTTTCGGATAATGCCCGTACTCTGAAGTGATGACGCTGGAAAGTGGATAATCGCCACCGATACCGACTCCCTGGAGCCGCGTTAGTTCGTTGTCATTCCGTAAAGAATGGGGTAGAAGGGGAGGGAGAAGGGGGATCGCTTCCATACCATCATGACGCGCCAGAAGATCAATAAGCCGGCGGCACTAATCGTGGGACTCGGAGACGCAAGCGCGCAGCCAAATGTACcaatggtgatgatgatgagctcGATGCCGTACATACGACGTCGGCCAAATGCACTAAGCCGCAAATCACTGTCAGCACGAGCCGCTCTTCCAAGCTTTGATGCAGGCGCTTTTGAGTTGCCACTTACTCGGCAagccagccaaagaagaacaTTCCCAACACAATGCCTCCGCTGGTGGAGGCCTTGAGGGCCTGGTTGATGGGGTCGGGGAGAATGCCATCATTGCCTCCGTAGCCGTTGACAGAGGTGTCGCCGCTGTAAAAGACTAATCCGAGAAGACTGACGATGAGGTTGATGGCGAAGATGTCGTAGGAATCGATAAAAAAACCAGCTCCAGCTACCAGTACGGCTCGAACATCTAGATATCCATAGTTAGACACACCTGGCTCACACAACTCCCATCATCTAGCTAGTCCGGGGTGCGTTGGAGAGCTGAAACGTACGATAAAGTCCAAAAGGGACCTTGTCAATCTCGGACAAGGCCAGCCGTCTTCGTAGGTTGGAGTCGGTGATGTGCGAATAGTCGTTGTAAAAGTTGTGAAAAGCATTGTTGCCGCCATATGTGTGGTCGCGGCCACGCATTGATGCtgccggcagcggcagcatctcGCCATCGAAAGAAGCCGCCATTGTAGATGAATGATGAACGATGGATGACAATGTGATTCAGTTTGATGTCAAGGACGAGCCCTGTTTGTCGCTACCGGGAATACATGGGTGACTGGTGCCGAATCAAAAAGAGGAAATTTGGCGAGGATGGCTTCGCGAGTTTAACAGCAACACTGCGACGTCGGCTTCGGTTTCGGTTCCAACTTCAATTTCAGTAATCCCGATGTTGTTGGTGGCCTCTTGTCGTCGTGTATGGCTAAAGGCAGGCAACGGCTTGATGCAATTTGCGATCCGGCGTCCAGCGGGATATGGCGAACGGGAGCAGAGCCAGAAGGATCCCGGCAGGTGGTATCGTAGATACGTCGATGGTTAAGGCTGCACGACCTGCGCTATACCGGGGCAGCTTGGCATGAGGCTGAGAGGACGGACAAGCTTCGCAGACTGCTCGATCAGGGCGATGCCGTGTACAAGTATGATAGTGGATGGCACAGAAATCTGGGAGGATGCCAAGGTGAAAGGAAAGCAGGTGCTAGCAAATCCAACCAGGGCGCTAGTCACCGAAATAAGAACCGCCTAGCCAGTAGACGGAGGCGCGGGATGAGGATTCGGGAGGGTGAGACGAGGCAAAACACACGTCGAAAAGAGGGACGGCCTGGTCTTTTGtctggatggatggatggagacCTTCGTACATGCGGCCgagtggatggatggagccACGAACCGCCACCAGCCCCAGGCGAGGCTTTATGCCGCCAG is drawn from Trichoderma atroviride chromosome 7, complete sequence and contains these coding sequences:
- a CDS encoding uncharacterized protein (TransMembrane:13 (o59-76i81-98o118-139i148-166o178-198i210-237o261-279i357-375o402-422i434-454o460-481i493-517o537-555i)); translation: MAASFDGEMLPLPAASMRGRDHTYGGNNAFHNFYNDYSHITDSNLRRRLALSEIDKVPFGLYHVRAVLVAGAGFFIDSYDIFAINLIVSLLGLVFYSGDTSVNGYGGNDGILPDPINQALKASTSGGIVLGMFFFGWLADAFGRRRMYGIELIIITIGTFGCALASPSPTISAAGLLIFWRVMMGVGIGGDYPLSSVITSEFAPTRWRGAMMAAVFSMQGLGQLLAAIVALITTVAFKKSYVDMTAEGACDLACREAADRSWRIIVGVGAIPACMALYYRITIPETPRYTFDIQNDVEKADADIRAYVSSRRRSDQGSMTMKRSRTATVTEQSPLDVPPASWPDIVSYFGKTKNLKILIGTTTSWFFLDLAYYGLGLNQSMVLHAIGYANGRTLYHKLYNQAVGMIILACAGSIPGYWAAVFTIDSVGRKPLQFAGFLLLTVIFCILGFAFHSLTEGAMLALYIIAQFLFNFGPNTTTFIIPGECYPTRYRSTGHGVSAASGKIGAIIAQVISIPILSQDSPPNCQGKECSPHLNRLLQLFALFMLLGTIVTLLVPETKGLTLEELSGEARTSYNAGCNGSINITSPRLGPWNPFKGGRPAGFFYPRAHGTSFANGRRSPRAGIMESPEIFAQHDETKKRTRFWRRRNRKSQARSDRTDEIALSQHPGSFHENAGSDEITLTDGFMMPGGASSSRHRAPYMQQELPTWGAGWGRIDRGGPPPLATSMQLQDVGSLLKD